The Hymenobacter sp. GOD-10R genome includes a window with the following:
- a CDS encoding PorP/SprF family type IX secretion system membrane protein — MKGSLIATLLLSAVTGTALAQQQPQFSHYGFNGMYLNPAYAGIKGQGEITTIGRDQYVGYNASFDDGGSPLTFMLSASLPMQVLGGGIGVVAYRDRIAQWTTTNTQLSYSKHIKVGEGRLGIGIQGIFNYIYQGSYRANDDGDPNVPQQGSDHKFDAGAGVWYESDKLYAGLSANNLFRTGYSFNSVLNTSSASILNENHAYFTAGYNIEATSSVVITPTVLVKMVMPGKFGDEGKFTFKNNSYEGGVRATFNDRFWGGLAYRYDESITGLAGLSFAKDNAFRVGLAYDFIAFNQDARALSSYEVMLSYRLPKPGMATRPAIRTPRYSF; from the coding sequence ATGAAGGGATCTTTAATTGCCACTCTCCTGCTGTCGGCAGTTACCGGCACCGCTCTTGCGCAGCAGCAGCCTCAGTTCAGCCATTATGGATTTAATGGCATGTACTTAAATCCAGCTTATGCTGGTATAAAGGGGCAAGGGGAGATTACTACTATTGGTCGAGACCAGTATGTTGGCTATAATGCTTCCTTCGATGATGGCGGTTCTCCACTAACGTTTATGCTTAGTGCCTCGCTGCCAATGCAAGTTCTTGGAGGAGGGATAGGAGTAGTAGCATATCGCGACAGAATTGCCCAATGGACTACCACAAACACGCAGCTATCCTATTCTAAGCATATTAAAGTTGGCGAAGGTCGACTAGGTATTGGTATTCAAGGCATATTTAATTATATATATCAAGGGTCTTATCGTGCAAATGATGATGGTGATCCTAATGTACCTCAGCAAGGATCAGATCATAAATTCGATGCGGGGGCAGGGGTGTGGTACGAATCAGACAAGCTGTATGCAGGTTTGAGCGCAAACAATCTATTCCGTACAGGTTATAGCTTTAATAGTGTACTGAATACGTCATCTGCTTCTATTCTTAACGAAAATCACGCCTACTTCACTGCCGGTTACAATATTGAGGCAACTTCTTCCGTTGTAATTACGCCGACTGTGTTGGTGAAAATGGTAATGCCCGGCAAGTTTGGTGATGAAGGGAAATTTACGTTCAAGAACAACTCGTATGAGGGCGGAGTGCGTGCCACGTTCAACGATCGTTTTTGGGGAGGATTGGCTTACCGATATGACGAATCAATAACGGGTTTGGCTGGACTTAGCTTTGCAAAGGACAATGCATTTAGGGTGGGATTAGCTTACGACTTTATTGCATTTAACCAAGATGCTCGTGCTTTGAGCTCGTACGAGGTTATGCTCTCTTATCGCCTACCTAAGCCAGGAATGGCTACGCGGCCCGCAATCCGGACCCCACGCTACAGTTTTTAA
- a CDS encoding SUMF1/EgtB/PvdO family nonheme iron enzyme: protein MNKFLGLPLVALSALILGGCGFGKGPQGDLVGAEDRPEFNPQEVPFGMVPCPGGTFHMGQTDQDISASMVNMNKQVTIAGFYMDETEITNNEYRQFMNAIRQDSIDVLGEEYVMTELYPDTTVWVRDFTYHMGDPLMEYYYTHPAFDDYPVVGVDWFAAKYFCNWRTKNKNAANAEAGLAPTPNFRLPSEAEWEYAARGGRDLATYPWGGPYLRNSKGCMLANFKPGRGDYASDGYAYTSPVGAFFPNDFGLYDMSGNVAEWCDDAFMEASVPVVWDMNPTNPDDNEPRKVVRGGSWKDIAYFLETGTRSFEYQDSARSYIGFRTSMIQIGMGTNSKMN from the coding sequence ATGAACAAGTTTCTCGGATTGCCTCTCGTAGCCCTTTCGGCATTAATATTGGGAGGCTGTGGTTTTGGCAAAGGACCTCAGGGGGACCTAGTCGGGGCGGAGGATCGACCAGAGTTTAATCCTCAAGAAGTTCCTTTCGGGATGGTTCCTTGTCCAGGTGGTACTTTCCATATGGGCCAAACGGACCAGGATATTTCGGCTTCCATGGTAAATATGAACAAGCAGGTGACAATCGCCGGGTTCTACATGGACGAGACCGAAATTACGAATAATGAGTATCGCCAGTTCATGAATGCAATCCGTCAGGATTCTATTGATGTATTGGGCGAAGAGTATGTGATGACGGAGCTTTATCCAGACACTACGGTTTGGGTACGAGACTTCACTTATCATATGGGTGACCCCTTAATGGAGTACTACTATACTCACCCAGCTTTTGATGATTACCCAGTAGTAGGTGTTGATTGGTTCGCAGCTAAATACTTCTGTAACTGGCGTACCAAGAACAAGAACGCTGCTAATGCCGAAGCAGGCCTTGCGCCAACGCCAAACTTTCGTTTGCCTTCTGAAGCTGAATGGGAGTATGCAGCACGCGGTGGCCGCGACCTAGCTACTTATCCATGGGGTGGTCCTTATCTGCGTAATTCTAAAGGCTGCATGCTGGCGAACTTCAAACCAGGTCGTGGTGATTATGCTTCTGATGGGTATGCTTATACCTCACCAGTTGGCGCATTCTTCCCGAATGACTTCGGCTTATACGACATGTCCGGTAACGTTGCTGAATGGTGCGACGATGCCTTTATGGAAGCTTCGGTACCAGTAGTATGGGATATGAACCCTACGAACCCCGATGATAACGAACCACGCAAAGTAGTACGAGGAGGCTCTTGGAAAGACATTGCCTACTTCCTAGAAACAGGAACTCGTAGCTTCGAATACCAAGACTCTGCTCGCTCTTATATAGGTTTCCGCACGTCTATGATTCAAATTGGTATGGGTACTAATAGCAAGATGAACTAA
- the gldL gene encoding gliding motility protein GldL, which translates to MAAKGNFLYDSVMPKVYGIGAAVVIIGALFKILHWNGADVMLMVGLGTEAVIFFLSAFQPNSKEVDWSLVYPELSEGYDPSTNSNKLTTTSNNGTGLTRKLDDMLKDANVTPEAIASLGQGLNRLSTTTQQLAGLGEATNATDEYTTKVRSAAQSLERINQAYANTAQAMQAMSDATSDAKEYHVQVQNVTKNLGALNAVYEMELQDANTHLKSMNKFYGTLSQAMENLTEAGKETDQFKQEVTSLTTNLNSLNRVYGNMLNAMRTSS; encoded by the coding sequence ATGGCAGCAAAAGGTAACTTCCTGTATGACTCAGTAATGCCCAAAGTATATGGTATTGGGGCAGCAGTAGTAATCATCGGAGCTTTGTTTAAGATTCTACACTGGAACGGCGCCGACGTGATGTTGATGGTGGGTCTAGGTACAGAAGCAGTGATCTTCTTCTTGAGTGCTTTTCAGCCTAACTCAAAAGAAGTTGATTGGTCGCTTGTATATCCAGAACTGAGTGAAGGGTATGATCCTTCTACTAACAGCAACAAACTGACAACAACGAGCAACAACGGCACTGGTCTAACGCGCAAGCTAGATGATATGCTGAAAGATGCTAACGTAACTCCAGAAGCTATTGCTTCACTTGGTCAGGGTTTGAATCGTCTAAGCACTACTACGCAGCAACTTGCTGGCTTAGGTGAAGCTACCAACGCTACTGATGAGTATACTACAAAAGTACGCTCAGCTGCTCAGTCTTTGGAGCGCATCAATCAAGCATATGCTAACACTGCTCAAGCAATGCAAGCTATGTCTGATGCTACTTCTGATGCTAAAGAGTACCACGTACAAGTTCAGAATGTGACTAAGAACTTAGGCGCTCTGAATGCCGTGTATGAAATGGAACTTCAAGATGCTAACACTCATTTGAAGTCCATGAACAAGTTCTACGGTACTTTGAGCCAGGCTATGGAGAACCTGACTGAAGCTGGTAAAGAGACCGACCAGTTCAAGCAAGAAGTAACGAGCCTAACTACGAACTTGAACTCGCTGAACCGAGTGTATGGCAACATGCTGAACGCAATGCGTACTAGCAGCTAA